Proteins encoded within one genomic window of Arachis ipaensis cultivar K30076 chromosome B08, Araip1.1, whole genome shotgun sequence:
- the LOC107613937 gene encoding aspartyl protease AED3 (The sequence of the model RefSeq protein was modified relative to this genomic sequence to represent the inferred CDS: added 10 bases not found in genome assembly), with protein sequence MKLSLTPLLLCLFLLLISSLSQLQGLTPKCDDDDDNNHTSTLKVFHIFSPCSPFKPQTPISWEQTILQLQEKDQKRMDYLSSLVARRSVVPIASGRQITQSPTYIVRAKIGTPKQTLLMAMDTSNDVAWVPCTGCLGCSSSTAFAPSKSTTFRSVRCGASQCKQAPNPRCGGSACAFNLTYGSSSVAASLVQDTVTLATDPIPAYTFGCIRKATGSSVPPQGLLGLGRGPLALLSQTQKLYQSTFSYCLPSFKALNFSGSLRLGPVAQPKRIKFTPLLRNPRRSSLYYVNLVAIRVGRRIVDIPPPALAFNPTTGAGTIFDSGTVFTRLVEPAYIAVRNEFRRRVGRKIAVTTLGGFDTCYTVPIVAPTITFMFSGMNVTLPTDNILIHSTAGGITCLAMAAAPDNVNSVLNVIANMQQQNHRVLFDVPNSRLGVAREPCT encoded by the exons CACTCACCCCATTACTCCTCTGTTTATTTCTTCTCTTGATTTCATCACTATCCCAACTGCAAGGACTCACCCCAAAATGTGACGACGACGATGACAACAACCACACCTCAACCCTCAAAGTGTTCCACATATTCAGTCCATGTTCACCGTTTAAACCACAAACCCCAATCTCATGGGAACAAACCATCCTCCAGCTTCAGGAAAAAGACCAAAAAAGGATGGACTACCTTTCCAGCCTTGTCGCGAGGCGGTCGGTCGTGCCGATCGCCTCCGGACGGCAGATCACACAGAGCCCGACCTACATTGTTCGGGCGAAAATCGGTACGCCCAAACAGACGCTGCTCATGGCTATGGACACTAGCAATGATGTTGCTTGGGTGCCTTGTACTGGTTGTCTTGGTTGTTCTTCTTCCACGGCTTTTGCTCCTTCCAAGTCAACAACTTTTAGGAGCGTTCGTTGTGGTGCTTCTCAGTGTAAACAG GCACCCAACCCCAGATGTGGTGGAAGCGCGTGTGCATTCAACTTAACCTACGGCAGTTCCAGCGTGGCAGCAAGCTTGGTCCAAGACACAGTGACACTAGCCACGGACCCAATTCCAGCCTACACCTTTGGGTGCATTCGGAAGGCCACAGGGAGCTCAGTACCACCGCAGGGCCTATTGGGCTTGGGCCGAGGCCCATTAGCACTTTTGTCACAGACTCAAAAGTTGTACCAATCCACATTCTCTTATTGTCTGCCCAGTTTCAAAGCCCTAAATTTCTCTGGGTCTTTGAGACTTGGTCCTGTAGCACAACCTAAGAGGATCAAATTTACACCACTGCTCAGAAACCCAAGAAGGTCATCACTTTACTATGTCAACTTGGTTGCTATTAGGGTTGGCCGGAGAATTGTTGATATCCCGCCGCCGGCATTGGCGTTCAACCCAACCACTGGTGCCGGCACCATCTTCGATTCTG GTACGGTATTTACCCGGCTAGTTGAACCAGCCTACATTGCAGTCCGAAACGAGTTCCGTAGAAGAGTTGGTCGGAAAATAGCAGTGACAACACTAGGAGGGTTTGATACATGCTATACGGTTCCAATAGTTGCACCCACAATAACATTCATGTTCTCTGGCATGAACGTTACGCTCCCTACGGACAACATCCTCATACATAGCACCGCCGGCGGCATCACGTGCTTGGCCATGGCTGCCGCGCCGGACAACGTGAACTCGGTCCTCAATGTCATAGCCAACATGCAGCAACAGAACCACCGTGTGCTCTTTGATgtgcccaactcaaggcttggcGTTGCTCGTGAGCCTTGCACCTAa
- the LOC110265363 gene encoding uncharacterized protein LOC110265363 — MGIRFSEIHTLPTTFFIRVFKGLYDNVSNNTHVGAHLAILTAIRDVCKLAVKELTSWVIYSEEERKFNKDITVGLTRSELLNLTEYNVHMAKLIDGGRNSMSKECTF; from the exons ATGGGAATCAGATTTTCAGAGATACACACTCTTCCAACTACCTTTTTCATAAGG GTATTCAAGGGCCTTTATGACAATGTATCCAACAATACTCATGTTGGTGCTCATCTTGCAATCCTGACTGCCATTCGTGATGTTTGCAAGCTTGCCGTTAAGGAGCTTACCAGCTGG GTAATTTACtcagaagaagaaaggaaattcAACAAAGATATTACTGTAGGCCTGACCCGCAGTGAATTGCTAAATCTTACCGAGTACAATGTTCATATGGCAAAGCTCATTGATGGGGGGAGAAACAGTATGTCAAAAGAATGTACCTTCTAA
- the LOC107613431 gene encoding benzyl alcohol O-benzoyltransferase produces MAVPSSPESLVFTVRRGKEELVAPAKPTPREVKLLSDIDDQEGLRFQIPVIQFYRSDPSMEGKDPVLIIRKAVAEALVFYYPFAGRLREGPARKLMVDCTGEGVLFVEADADVTLTQFGDALQPPFPCWEELLYDVPGSAQVLNTPLILIQVTRLKCGGFIFALRLNHTMSDAAGLVQFMNTVAEIARGAREPSVQPVWRRDLLNARVPPRITCNHREYEQVPDTKGTIIPLDDMAHRSFFFGPSELSAIRRLLPPHQQRCSDFEILTACLWRWRTIALQPENEEEVRIICIVNARGKFNPPLPTGYYGNAFAFPVAVTSAGKLRENPLGYAVDLVRKAKADVTEEYMHSIADLMVLKGRPHFTVVRSYLVSDVTRAGFGEVDFGWGRAAYGGPAKGGVGAIPGVASFYIPFTNAKGEHGLVIPICLPSEAMDRFVQELETILNNSHRVTVTSASRFISSSL; encoded by the exons ATGGCTGTCCCATCATCACCGGAATCCCTTGTGTTTACCGTGCGGAGGGGTAAGGAGGAGCTTGTGGCTCCGGCGAAACCCACGCCTCGCGAAGTGAAACTACTCTCAGACATAGACGACCAAGAAGGGCTCCGTTTTCAAATTCCAGTGATACAATTTTATCGTAGTGATCCATCGATGGAAGGGAAGGACCCTGTCCTCATCATTAGAAAGGCTGTGGCCGAAGCACTGGTGTTTTATTACCCTTTTGCTGGCAGGCTTAGGGAAGGGCCTGCTCGGAAACTAATGGTGGACTGCACCGGCGAGGGTGTTCTCTTTGTTGAGGCCGACGCTGACGTCACGCTTACCCAATTCGGGGATGCTCTTCAGCCTCCATTTCCATGTTGGGAGGAGCTCCTTTATGATGTTCCGGGCTCTGCACAAGTTCTCAACACTCCCTTGATCCTTATTCAG GTAACACGGCTGAAGTGTGGTGGATTCATTTTTGCATTGAGGCTAAACCACACCATGAGTGATGCAGCGGGGTTAGTCCAGTTCATGAATACAGTGGCCGAAATTGCACGTGGGGCACGTGAGCCTTCGGTGCAACCTGTGTGGCGGAGAGACCTCTTGAACGCAAGAGTACCGCCAAGAATTACATGCAACCATCGAGAGTATGAGCAAGTCCCCGACACCAAGGGAACCATAATCCCGTTGGACGACATGGCCCACCGTTCCTTCTTCTTCGGTCCCAGCGAGCTCTCCGCCATCCGCCGCCTCCTCCCTCCCCATCAACAGCGCTGCTCCGACTTTGAGATACTTACAGCTTGCTTATGGCGGTGGCGCACGATCGCTCTACAGCCGGAGAACGAAGAAGAGGTTCGCATAATCTGTATCGTGAATGCACGCGGCAAGTTCAACCCTCCGTTACCTACTGGTTACTACGGTAATGCCTTTGCGTTCCCTGTGGCTGTGACGAGTGCGGGCAAGTTGCGAGAGAACCCGCTGGGATATGCCGTTGACCTGGTGAGGAAGGCGAAGGCGGATGTGACGGAGGAGTACATGCACTCAATAGCGGATTTGATGGTGTTGAAGGGGCGGCCGCATTTTACTGTGGTGAGGTCATACTTGGTGTCGGATGTCACCCGAGCTGGGTTCGGAGAGGTGGACTTTGGGTGGGGGAGGGCTGCTTATGGTGGGCCCGCCAAAGGGGGTGTTGGAGCCATTCCTGGTGTGGCCAGCTTTTACATTCCCTTTACCAATGCCAAGGGAGAGCACGGTTTGGTCATACCTATCTGTTTACCATCGGAAGCCATGGATCGATTTGTTCAAGAGTTGGAAACCATCCTTAACAACTCTCACCGTGTTACTGTAACCTCTGCCTCTCGTTTTATCTCTTCTTCCTTATAG
- the LOC107611592 gene encoding uncharacterized protein LOC107611592 translates to MVITCIHQSIETTDTLLDKKDAIIQEMNEKKELLIIEKNKMSSESAKQDEVDDSLDAYMSGLLSQLVQDKSVQLEKELSTLQSELDRIFYLLKIANPTGEAVKKRELKTQESKSNKSQEVASNIKKKPQAKTQKISEPCTKVDNKKPLVETQKISDTCAKADNSIQEGKHEDATMDLDKSEPGSDNVEGENVVYTVPKPQWLGAVEDMVTDDNQQSIAPLHDTDESIQFVDYKDRNKILDSGDDAKTRESNIESAAPSLILRKRKQVEMTGANSNDVTRQSTSAHVGEKMAENAMALLLKQKRELYATDDVENQDEEKRKPKRVLGPEKPSFLNNQTDDTWVSPQG, encoded by the exons ATGGTTATTACTTGCATTCACCAATCTATTGAGACTACTGATACTCTTCTGGATAAAAAAGACGCCATTATCCAGGAGATGAATGAGAAGAAAGAGTTGCTTataattgaaaagaataaaatgtcATCAGAGTCCGCCAAACAAGATGAAGTTGATGATTCCCTTGATGCTTACATGTCTGGACTTTTATCCCAACTTG TTCAAGACAAAAGTGTGCAGCTTGAGAAGGAATTGTCAACTCTTCAGTCCGAGTTGGATAGGATTTTCTACTTATTGAAGATTGCTAACCCAACAGGCGAAGCTGTCAAGAAAAGGGAGTTGAAAACACAAGAATCCAAATCAAACAAATCTCAAGAAGTTGCCTCTAACATAAAAAAGAAACCACAAGCGAAAACCCAGAAAATCAGTGAACCTTGTACTAAGGTCGATAACAAGAAACCACTTGTGGAAACCCAGAAAATCAGTGACACTTGTGCAAAGGCAGATAACTCCATACAAGAAGGGAAACATGAAGATGCAACTATGGATTTAGACAAGTCAGAACCTGGAAGTGACAACGTGGAGGGTGAGAATGTTGTATACACGGTTCCAAAGCCCCAGTGGCTTGGAGCTGTAGAGGACATGGTTACAGATGATAACCAACAATCAATAGCCCCTTTGCATGATACGGACGAGTCCATCCAGTTCGTTGACTACAAGGACAGGAACAAAATTTTGGATTCAGGTGATGATGCAAAGACTAGAGAATCTAATATTGAGTCTGCTGCTCCTAGTCTGATTTTAAGGAAAAGAAAACAAGTTGAGATGACGGGTGCAAATAGTAATGATGTCACTCGGCAATCGACTTCTGCTCATGTGGGTGAAAAAATGGCTGAGAATGCTATGGCTTTATTATTAAAGCAAAAAAGGGAATTGTATGCAACTGATGATGTGGAAAACCAAGATGAGGAGAAGAGGAAGCCTAAAAGAGTGCTTGGGCCTGAGAAACCATCATTTTTGAACAATCAGACAGATGACACATGGGTTTCCCCTCAAG GATAA
- the LOC107611593 gene encoding CCR4-NOT transcription complex subunit 1-like, with protein sequence MCSAATEFSISLLQMLVVEELKVISELHNLVDALAKLASKPGSPESLQQLIEMIKNPSVSVPAKEDKARQSRDNKGPGMLAPNREEVNIVESVEPDPAGFREQVSMLFTEWYRICELPPPNDTASTHFILQLHQNGLLKGDDVTDRFFRLLMELVFTHCLNIEVINSGALQSSQQLPAMSFIVIDIYAKLVFSILKGSNKSFLLSKILAVTIRLILKDAEEKKASFNPNIYSVTIRLILTYIARCSNNIWLFLQCKAMNRCFNESQIFT encoded by the exons ATGTGCAGCGCTGCTACGGAGTTTTCTATTTCTCTTCTTCAAATGCTGGTTGTTGAGGAACTGAAAGTTATTTCAGAACTTCACAATCTTGTTGATGCTTTGGCAAAG CTTGCTTCAAAGCCTGGATCCCCTGAATCGTTGCAACAGCTGATTGAGATGATCAAGAACCCTTCTGTTAGTGTTCCTGCAAAGGAGGATAAGGCAAGACAATCAAGGGACAATAAG GGTCCTGGGATGCTGGCACCAAACCGGGAAGAAGTAAACATTGTAGAGTCTGTTGAACCAGATCCTGCTGGATTCCGTGAGCAG GTTTCCATGTTGTTTACAGAATGGTATCGGATATGTGAACTCCCTCCTCCGAATGATACAGCTTCTACTCACTTCATCTTACAATTACATCAAAATGGTCTCCTTAAGGGGGATGATGTAACAGATCGCTTCTTCCGGCTATTGATG GAACTAGTTTTTACACACTGCTTAAACATTGAGGTGATTAATTCTGGGGCATTGCAATCTTCTCAACAGCTGCCAGCAATGTCATTTATTGTAATTGATATTTATGCCAAGCTTGTCTTCTCAATATTGAAG GGATCAAACaagtcctttcttctttctaag ATTCTTGCGGTGACTATTCGGTTGATTCTAAAAGATGCAGAAGAAAAGAAGGCCTCTTTTAATCCTAACATATATTCGGTGACTATTCGGTTGATTCTAACATATATTGCTAG GTGCAGCAACAACATTTGGTTATTCCTTCAATGCAAAGCCATGAATAGATGCTTCAACGAATCTCAAATTTTCACTTGA
- the LOC107612184 gene encoding DNA-directed RNA polymerase 2A-like yields the protein MSFSCRVLHIMQRDAQEDPAIFPDALHARRLVNHVDRKLVKQTVMTSVYGVTYIGAREQIKRRLKERKSSLDDDELFGASCYAAKVTLTALEEMFQGARNIMKWLCDGAKVIASENQPVRWTTPLGLPVVQPYRKLGRHIVKTSLQMLTLQEKQIRHPY from the exons ATGTCATTTTCATGCAGAGTATTGCACATTATGCAAAGGGATGCTCAGGAAGATCCTGCAATATTTCCCGATGCCCTACATGCAAGGAGACTAGTTAATCAT GTGGATAGAAAATTGGTTAAGCAGACAGTGATGACATCAGTATATGGTGTCACGTACATTGGTGCGCGGGAGCAGATAAAGAGAAggttgaaagaaagaaaatccAGTTTAGATGATGACGAACTCTTTGGCGCTTCTTGTTATGCTGCAAAG GTCACCTTAACTGCCTTGGAGGAGATGTTTCAAGGTGCACGGAATATTATGAAATGGCTTTGTGACGGTGCAAAA GTAATTGCATCTGAAAATCAGCCAGTCCGTTGGACCACTCCTCTTGGACTTCCTGTTGTGCAACCTTACCGAAAACTTGGAAGGCATATT GTCAAAACTTCACTTCAGATGTTGACATTGCAGGAGAAACAAATAAG GCATCCCTATTGA